The following proteins come from a genomic window of Dendrosporobacter quercicolus:
- a CDS encoding nucleotide sugar dehydrogenase, producing the protein MQREILKNLQAGRTCLAVVGLGYVGLPIAVAFAGKVKTLGFDINRDKIRLYRQGIDPTREIGDEQLSGAALEFTADPARLKQAQVIIVAVPTPVNGDKTPDLTPVIQASRLIGQNLSPGSIVIFESTVYPGVTEEICTPILEHESGLVCGKDFSIGYSPERINPGDKAHKLQNITKIVAGMNDETREIIAAVYGLIITAGVYKASSIQVAEAAKLAENAQRDINIAFMNELAMAFDRMGINTKDVIDAMNTKWNALGFYPGLVGGHCIGVDPYYFIYQAEMLGYHSQLIAAGRRVNDSMAGFVSDHIIKRLLQSGKNVGNFNLYVLGITFKENCPDMRNSKALEVCRRLGEYGVSVKVVDPVVDQAEFRKTTGLELVSLAEVKQADCLAFLVAHEQFKELRPTDLAGMFNAGQQTKRLIVDLKSIFEQQSIEAQGYSYWSL; encoded by the coding sequence CTTGTTTAGCGGTTGTGGGACTTGGGTATGTAGGTCTGCCGATTGCCGTCGCCTTTGCCGGGAAAGTCAAAACGCTGGGTTTTGATATCAACCGGGATAAAATCCGGCTTTACCGGCAGGGAATTGATCCAACCAGGGAGATTGGCGATGAACAGCTAAGCGGCGCAGCCCTGGAATTTACCGCCGACCCGGCCAGGCTGAAACAAGCACAGGTCATTATCGTCGCTGTTCCGACACCGGTCAACGGCGATAAAACGCCGGATTTGACCCCTGTGATCCAGGCCAGCCGGCTTATTGGACAAAATTTATCGCCAGGCAGTATTGTTATTTTTGAATCGACTGTGTATCCGGGCGTCACTGAAGAAATTTGCACGCCTATTCTGGAACATGAGTCAGGTCTGGTTTGCGGAAAAGACTTTAGCATCGGCTATTCACCGGAAAGAATCAATCCGGGCGATAAAGCGCATAAACTGCAAAATATTACAAAAATAGTTGCCGGAATGAACGACGAAACACGGGAAATAATTGCGGCTGTTTACGGGCTGATTATTACCGCCGGTGTGTATAAGGCGTCAAGCATTCAGGTGGCGGAAGCGGCAAAATTGGCTGAAAACGCGCAAAGAGACATCAATATTGCCTTTATGAATGAGCTGGCGATGGCGTTCGACCGCATGGGCATCAATACCAAAGATGTCATTGACGCCATGAATACCAAATGGAATGCCCTGGGCTTTTACCCGGGACTGGTCGGCGGGCATTGCATCGGGGTTGATCCGTATTATTTCATTTATCAGGCGGAGATGCTGGGGTATCACTCTCAGCTGATTGCCGCCGGCCGGAGAGTCAATGACAGCATGGCGGGGTTTGTCAGCGATCATATCATCAAACGATTGCTTCAGTCCGGCAAAAACGTCGGCAATTTCAATTTATACGTGCTGGGGATAACCTTTAAAGAAAACTGTCCGGATATGCGCAATTCAAAAGCGCTGGAGGTTTGCCGGCGTCTTGGTGAATACGGCGTCAGCGTAAAGGTGGTGGATCCGGTTGTGGACCAGGCGGAATTCAGAAAGACCACTGGCCTGGAGCTTGTTTCGTTAGCTGAGGTTAAACAGGCCGATTGTCTGGCGTTTTTGGTAGCCCATGAACAATTTAAAGAATTGCGGCCAACGGATTTGGCGGGGATGTTCAACGCCGGTCAGCAGACAAAACGGCTGATTGTTGATCTTAAGAGCATATTTGAACAGCAGAGCA